A genomic window from Algoriphagus sp. Y33 includes:
- a CDS encoding TIGR02757 family protein yields MQNLKNFLDDKVDQYNRPGFITFDPISIPHRFAKKEDIEISGFFAAILAWGQRKTIINKCVELFQMMDNSPHDFLLNHQEDDLKPFLNFKHRTFNEVDTLYFVHFLSWFYKKHSSLEEAFLIGQTGKVGAMESILTKFQEFFFSLPDSPPRTRKHIATPIRKAACKRINMYLRWMVREDDKGVDFGLWKNISPSQLICPCDLHVDRVGRKLGLITRKQTDWLAAVELTQKLREFDADDPVKYDFALFGLGVEEKF; encoded by the coding sequence ATGCAAAATCTTAAGAACTTTTTAGACGATAAGGTTGATCAGTATAACCGTCCCGGCTTTATTACATTTGATCCCATATCTATTCCGCATCGGTTTGCAAAAAAAGAAGATATAGAGATTTCGGGGTTCTTTGCTGCTATTTTGGCATGGGGACAGCGTAAGACTATTATTAATAAATGCGTTGAATTATTTCAAATGATGGATAATTCGCCGCACGACTTTTTGCTGAATCATCAAGAGGATGATTTGAAACCTTTCCTGAACTTCAAGCACAGAACCTTCAATGAGGTGGATACACTATATTTTGTACATTTTTTAAGTTGGTTTTACAAAAAGCACAGTTCCCTTGAGGAGGCATTTCTCATCGGGCAAACGGGGAAAGTGGGGGCGATGGAATCTATTTTGACGAAGTTTCAGGAGTTCTTCTTTTCTTTACCGGATTCTCCACCCCGTACACGGAAGCATATCGCCACACCCATCCGAAAGGCTGCTTGCAAGCGCATCAACATGTATTTACGATGGATGGTTAGAGAAGATGATAAGGGCGTTGATTTTGGACTGTGGAAGAACATCTCACCTTCACAGCTGATATGTCCCTGTGACCTGCATGTGGATCGGGTAGGAAGAAAGTTGGGACTGATTACCAGAAAACAGACTGATTGGCTTGCAGCTGTGGAATTGACCCAAAAGCTCAGAGAATTCGATGCTGATGATCCAGTCAAGTATGACTTTGCATTATTCGGTTTGGGAGTAGAAGAGAAGTTCTGA
- the gatC gene encoding Asp-tRNA(Asn)/Glu-tRNA(Gln) amidotransferase subunit GatC yields MKIDTNSIKKIAHLARLEFDESSAEKMSKDMSQILDWVEQLNAIDTENVAPLTTMSSEVNVMREDKIGHQLDHDSGLKNAPKKDFDYFRVPKVME; encoded by the coding sequence ATGAAAATAGATACCAATTCAATCAAAAAGATCGCTCATCTCGCAAGATTGGAATTTGATGAAAGCAGTGCTGAGAAAATGTCTAAAGACATGAGTCAAATCCTAGACTGGGTGGAGCAATTGAATGCTATTGATACTGAAAACGTAGCTCCACTTACTACCATGTCTTCCGAAGTGAATGTAATGCGTGAGGACAAAATAGGACATCAGCTAGACCATGATTCCGGGCTAAAAAATGCGCCGAAGAAGGACTTTGACTATTTCCGCGTACCTAAAGTAATGGAGTAA
- a CDS encoding branched-chain amino acid aminotransferase, translating into MKTQLALPITKVQSSRLAETDFSNLVFGRTVSDHMFVADYKNGEWTDLRIEPYGPLSLNPANATLHYGQSIFEGMKAYRNGNGKILVFRADANWRRLNESAERMCMPQLPEEIFMEGLSQLIDLDRDWVPSAKGASLYVRPYMFATDDYIGVKPSDTYKFIIFTCPVGNYYNKPVSVKVETTFTRATEGGTGAAKTAGNYAASLYPALQAQKAGYDQLLWTDGKSHSKIEESGTMNIMFKINGKLITAPTNTGTILKGITRNSVIQLAKDWNEPLEERFLTVAELETALTDGTLEEAFGTGTAATIAHVQRINVNGKDYMMPEKPQDAFSYRVLAELDGIKYGQVADPHNWIISI; encoded by the coding sequence ATGAAGACACAACTTGCCCTACCGATAACTAAAGTTCAGAGCTCTAGATTAGCGGAAACAGATTTTTCCAACCTAGTTTTTGGACGTACTGTCAGCGATCATATGTTTGTCGCAGATTACAAAAACGGTGAATGGACAGACCTTAGAATCGAGCCCTATGGACCGCTGAGCTTAAATCCTGCCAATGCTACATTGCATTATGGCCAGTCAATTTTTGAAGGAATGAAGGCTTACCGAAACGGGAATGGAAAGATTTTAGTCTTTCGGGCGGACGCAAACTGGAGACGGCTGAATGAATCTGCAGAACGCATGTGCATGCCTCAGCTTCCTGAAGAAATCTTCATGGAAGGTCTTTCTCAATTGATCGATCTGGACAGAGATTGGGTTCCCTCAGCAAAAGGAGCTTCACTTTACGTAAGGCCGTACATGTTTGCCACCGATGATTACATAGGTGTAAAACCTTCCGATACATACAAATTCATCATTTTCACCTGCCCTGTTGGCAATTATTACAACAAGCCTGTCAGTGTGAAAGTTGAAACTACATTCACACGGGCGACTGAAGGAGGAACCGGTGCTGCCAAAACCGCGGGCAACTATGCCGCATCGCTTTATCCGGCACTTCAAGCCCAAAAAGCAGGATATGACCAATTGCTCTGGACTGACGGTAAGTCTCATAGTAAAATAGAAGAAAGCGGTACTATGAACATCATGTTCAAAATCAATGGAAAGCTAATCACTGCTCCTACGAACACCGGAACAATATTGAAGGGGATCACCCGAAATTCGGTTATACAACTAGCAAAAGATTGGAATGAGCCACTGGAAGAAAGATTCCTTACCGTTGCTGAGCTTGAAACGGCACTGACAGACGGAACACTTGAAGAAGCGTTTGGTACAGGCACTGCGGCCACCATAGCCCATGTGCAGCGAATCAACGTGAATGGTAAAGACTACATGATGCCTGAGAAACCCCAAGATGCATTTTCGTACAGAGTGCTTGCTGAATTGGATGGAATAAAATACGGCCAAGTGGCCGATCCCCATAATTGGATCATTTCGATCTAA
- a CDS encoding nodulation protein NfeD produces the protein MKIYFSTLFIFLLFSGQLVLAQTDTVATKKVFTFKIDKDIDPAMTRRVKLALEKAEQDEVDLIIIEMDTYGGAVNDADEIRTIILNSTTPIYVFINKDAASAGALISIATDSIYMAPGASIGAATVVNGADGAAAPDKYQSYMRSMMRSTAEAKGRDPKIAEAMVDEKIEIEGISEAGSVITFSVSEAVKYGFCNGQYDSIQAILIAQNLKDAEIIAYEPDQVEQIIAFFLNPAVSGFLILIIIGGLYFELQTPGVGFPILASLIATLLYFIPYYLSGLAANWEILVFFIGVILLAVELFVIPGFGIFGVLGIIGILTGLVLGMIPNQNFNFDFVPAADLFTALLTVILAAIASVGLVFWLTPKVNEWGAFKTITLASTQQRSEGYTSSFYADSLKGKIGLVHSRLRPSGKIEIDGDIYDAYSRGEFIDQGEKIIVISTEGTSLKVKKWEA, from the coding sequence ATGAAAATCTATTTCAGCACATTATTCATCTTCCTGTTATTTTCCGGTCAACTTGTTCTGGCACAAACTGATACCGTGGCTACGAAGAAAGTTTTCACTTTCAAAATCGATAAAGATATAGATCCTGCGATGACCCGCCGGGTAAAACTGGCATTGGAAAAAGCCGAACAAGATGAAGTTGATCTGATTATTATTGAAATGGACACCTATGGGGGAGCTGTAAATGACGCCGATGAAATCAGGACGATAATTCTCAATTCTACTACTCCTATATACGTCTTTATAAATAAAGATGCAGCATCTGCCGGCGCACTGATTTCCATTGCAACAGACAGCATTTATATGGCTCCGGGGGCTAGTATAGGTGCAGCGACGGTAGTCAATGGTGCTGATGGAGCCGCCGCTCCTGACAAGTATCAATCGTACATGCGCTCGATGATGAGAAGTACAGCCGAAGCCAAAGGAAGGGATCCTAAAATAGCTGAAGCAATGGTGGATGAAAAAATAGAGATTGAGGGTATATCTGAAGCCGGTTCTGTGATCACATTTTCTGTTTCAGAAGCTGTAAAATATGGGTTTTGCAATGGACAGTATGATTCCATTCAAGCTATTCTAATTGCGCAAAACCTTAAAGATGCCGAGATTATTGCATATGAACCGGATCAAGTAGAACAGATAATCGCATTCTTCTTAAATCCTGCGGTAAGTGGTTTTTTGATATTGATCATTATAGGAGGTTTGTATTTTGAATTACAAACTCCCGGGGTAGGATTCCCTATTCTCGCTTCACTAATCGCTACGCTGCTTTATTTTATCCCATACTATCTTAGCGGGCTTGCTGCTAACTGGGAAATCCTAGTCTTTTTTATAGGAGTGATTTTGTTGGCCGTAGAGCTATTTGTTATACCCGGATTTGGGATATTTGGAGTTCTGGGGATCATAGGAATTCTCACGGGCTTAGTTCTAGGCATGATCCCAAATCAAAATTTCAACTTTGACTTTGTGCCTGCCGCGGATCTCTTTACTGCGTTGTTGACTGTGATATTGGCTGCAATCGCCTCTGTTGGGTTAGTATTCTGGCTAACTCCAAAAGTCAATGAATGGGGAGCGTTCAAAACAATCACACTAGCTTCAACTCAGCAAAGAAGTGAAGGCTACACTTCATCTTTCTATGCAGATTCACTCAAAGGTAAAATCGGACTGGTACATTCACGACTCAGGCCAAGTGGAAAAATCGAAATAGATGGAGACATCTATGATGCCTATTCCAGAGGTGAATTTATTGATCAGGGAGAAAAAATCATTGTCATTTCCACTGAAGGAACTTCACTGAAAGTGAAAAAGTGGGAGGCTTGA
- a CDS encoding 1-acyl-sn-glycerol-3-phosphate acyltransferase translates to MSKLLSRLYSIYASLIFVISFLLIFPFIWICIWIPGWKKYGRKINRYWAKAYFVCIFLPVKIQESEKIEKDKPYIYLANHFSYLDIAMMGLIPGDVLFVGKASIRKAPLFGYYFKNLHIAVDRDRLKSRAETLKRTDEALNSGSSVIIFPEGGIFTKNPPEMIPFKNGAFRLAKDKQIPIIPVTLSYNHLILPDDGKLLLRWRPAKMTLHEPLLPGKWDSENALKEKCFQVIQSQLDQDNSNT, encoded by the coding sequence ATGAGTAAGCTTCTTTCAAGGCTATATTCCATCTATGCCTCATTAATCTTTGTGATTAGCTTTCTGCTTATTTTTCCATTCATATGGATTTGTATATGGATTCCGGGATGGAAAAAATATGGCCGAAAAATCAATCGATACTGGGCAAAAGCATATTTCGTCTGTATTTTCCTCCCGGTTAAAATTCAGGAAAGTGAAAAAATAGAAAAAGACAAACCCTATATTTATCTGGCAAATCATTTCAGTTACCTAGACATCGCAATGATGGGATTAATCCCCGGTGATGTGCTTTTCGTAGGCAAAGCCTCCATTCGTAAAGCCCCCCTGTTCGGTTATTACTTTAAAAATCTTCATATAGCAGTGGATCGGGACAGATTGAAAAGTCGTGCAGAAACGCTGAAACGCACAGATGAAGCGCTTAATTCGGGGAGTAGTGTAATCATTTTTCCTGAAGGAGGAATCTTTACCAAAAACCCTCCTGAGATGATTCCCTTTAAAAACGGGGCTTTTCGGCTGGCCAAGGACAAACAAATCCCGATTATCCCTGTCACTTTATCCTATAATCATCTAATTTTGCCTGACGACGGTAAGTTATTGCTTCGCTGGAGGCCGGCTAAGATGACCCTCCACGAGCCTTTACTTCCCGGGAAGTGGGACTCTGAAAATGCACTGAAAGAAAAATGCTTTCAAGTAATTCAGTCTCAACTAGACCAGGACAACTCAAACACATGA
- a CDS encoding LysM peptidoglycan-binding domain-containing protein gives MNNSSQFFWFFLVFFLSSSLTMASGLVSIDSVGVQRVGEQSFILHEVDPKETLFGISRRYKSPVSDIIEANPVLKQGLKIGQTIKVPYVSIAELPAGSVLHNVVPGETLFSISKKYGVSVESVMKGNGLKGNDLSVGQSLIIEPAVPVAVAKEPEPVIAVATHTSGGKSGNKEKEKPAKRAEEAPKAKESTEPVSKAESAKQSNSKAAAETSKPMVPGEWRSHIVQSGETLFSIASQYSARVEDLITWNALTSNNLRQGQTLKVGRGAMEESTVPVIGAPKIVSSADEMMVEPADTNKSGSFKNIKETGQAELIEGTGGHKKYLVLHRTAPVGTIMRVKNEENDVTIFARVVGTLPETGDNGKLVIKLSQAAFDQLKAVNGRFPVEVMY, from the coding sequence ATGAACAACAGCTCACAGTTTTTCTGGTTCTTCCTTGTTTTCTTTCTTTCTTCCTCATTGACAATGGCTTCCGGGCTTGTTTCTATCGATTCAGTTGGAGTCCAGCGCGTAGGAGAGCAGTCTTTTATTTTACATGAAGTTGATCCCAAAGAGACTCTTTTCGGTATTTCACGCAGGTATAAGTCTCCTGTGAGTGACATTATAGAAGCAAATCCTGTGTTAAAACAAGGGTTGAAAATCGGTCAGACTATCAAAGTTCCTTATGTGTCGATAGCGGAGCTGCCTGCGGGTTCTGTATTGCATAATGTAGTTCCGGGAGAAACGCTTTTTTCTATTTCCAAAAAATACGGAGTATCAGTAGAAAGTGTGATGAAGGGCAATGGTCTGAAAGGCAATGATCTAAGTGTTGGGCAGTCCTTGATTATTGAGCCAGCTGTTCCGGTCGCTGTAGCGAAAGAACCTGAGCCGGTAATAGCTGTAGCTACACATACATCAGGCGGTAAATCAGGGAATAAAGAAAAGGAAAAGCCAGCCAAAAGAGCTGAGGAGGCTCCAAAAGCAAAAGAGAGCACAGAGCCGGTTTCAAAAGCTGAATCTGCTAAGCAGTCAAATTCAAAGGCAGCTGCGGAAACGAGTAAGCCAATGGTGCCGGGTGAATGGAGATCACATATTGTTCAGAGCGGAGAGACACTTTTTTCCATTGCAAGTCAATATTCAGCACGTGTGGAAGATTTGATTACATGGAATGCCTTGACATCCAATAATCTTCGACAAGGCCAAACTCTCAAAGTAGGACGTGGTGCCATGGAGGAATCTACAGTTCCCGTAATAGGAGCTCCAAAAATCGTTTCGAGTGCAGATGAAATGATGGTGGAGCCTGCAGACACAAATAAATCGGGGAGCTTTAAGAATATTAAAGAAACAGGCCAAGCTGAACTGATCGAAGGTACCGGTGGGCACAAAAAATACTTGGTACTACATAGAACTGCGCCTGTAGGTACAATCATGCGCGTGAAAAATGAAGAAAATGATGTGACGATTTTCGCTAGAGTAGTGGGTACGCTTCCGGAAACAGGGGATAACGGCAAACTGGTAATCAAGCTTTCTCAAGCTGCTTTTGATCAATTGAAAGCTGTGAATGGTAGATTTCCTGTGGAGGTCATGTATTGA
- a CDS encoding M48 family metallopeptidase, producing MNNSEPFKILALLFIISGVFFALYYLIFDPQPYINIKAGSFLDTIPIPFDWVQIGPISFPIQIDNYLIFQEFKALGTEFHRRESLLYAVIVWLGVVSVLTLLTEFKKAYFIVGGIAWILLLTFSNFNGLNIGGPSANYPLIILLAGTLLPMICFHLWGQRIQVVMKWLISSAATFTALALLIILSPIQDPEIYLAEHSLTIGFGLALAWVFWNGHGILSGIYILLARANRNLNLNITVQISLITLIYLVTLFCILLDLQGELNIPFPIFSPLFLLLPLGVFGWVSIGEKVEQSGQLVSSPTVIKALHLVGWGLAVWLVWKLKLSGNQPAEEFFKHLLVYSQLGFSLFFYVYLLANFMSIMNSGKAVEKILYKPYSLVYYHIRLGGLIVILVITTYTGGIVGVQANAMTSNILADYYYQTDKKLEASILYENAWMRYRKNPKAKFLTAKLLLDLKQPTLAKRHLEESFTEAPQVDNILLLSDRLHVENDIFGAIYYLENGLSLFPNEPHLANNLSLLYIKVNRSAEGLDLIKTTESTSRVLKSNLVALKTKLGQPETAPTHPSDLISQINELSTSNALGNLPSKELVLSIRKKLHTEDSPMLINAGWRNLMSEINRSIPDADLELLDSLGQNPEMAEYLMDLQETAVIRNLSAGRIAETVKNLNGLAFRNPNDAAYYLQLSGSILAQNLDFQKAANEFIAAEEKGFQGFSTHHWSIFGLAGMPDKAVEIRVKYHVQLPEYLSDQNTAISEYLKIISQIHQTSPLSLVSQWRAFPENALKTDIAIRLIAYKSHGLVKEDLQELGKFIFDKIEPDPKLSTFLNNPDFKNKNSIDAFVSWIKASEELTANPYLSPLIISEIESKNDPLDQYEILNSATEFNQDPILWIKKIKAARESGLDTYAAESLELLKQWISPEELTSLQNPNY from the coding sequence TTGAACAACTCAGAACCCTTTAAAATTTTAGCTCTCCTATTTATTATTTCAGGAGTTTTTTTTGCGCTGTATTATCTGATTTTTGACCCTCAGCCCTATATCAATATAAAGGCAGGATCGTTTCTGGACACTATACCGATTCCATTTGACTGGGTTCAGATAGGTCCTATTTCTTTTCCTATCCAGATAGACAATTACCTCATTTTTCAGGAATTCAAAGCTCTGGGGACGGAATTCCATCGAAGGGAATCACTACTCTATGCCGTTATTGTATGGCTAGGAGTTGTTTCTGTTCTTACTCTACTCACCGAATTCAAGAAAGCGTACTTCATCGTTGGAGGTATAGCCTGGATTCTTCTTCTCACGTTTAGTAATTTCAATGGGCTAAATATAGGGGGGCCAAGTGCCAATTACCCCTTGATAATCCTATTGGCGGGAACATTGCTTCCCATGATCTGTTTTCATCTCTGGGGTCAACGAATTCAGGTAGTGATGAAATGGCTAATTTCCTCTGCTGCCACATTCACAGCTTTAGCACTACTTATCATACTCAGCCCAATTCAAGACCCGGAGATTTATCTTGCCGAACATTCGTTGACCATTGGTTTCGGACTTGCACTAGCCTGGGTATTTTGGAATGGGCACGGAATACTTTCCGGCATTTACATTTTACTTGCCAGAGCCAACCGAAACCTCAACCTGAACATCACTGTTCAAATCAGCCTGATAACCCTGATCTATCTTGTTACGCTTTTCTGCATTTTATTGGATTTGCAGGGAGAGTTAAACATTCCTTTCCCCATTTTCTCTCCCCTATTCCTACTTTTGCCTCTTGGGGTGTTCGGTTGGGTTTCGATTGGGGAAAAAGTAGAGCAAAGTGGTCAATTAGTTTCAAGTCCTACAGTCATTAAGGCTCTGCATTTAGTTGGATGGGGATTGGCAGTGTGGCTGGTCTGGAAACTGAAGCTATCGGGAAATCAACCCGCAGAAGAGTTTTTCAAGCATCTCCTTGTCTATTCTCAACTTGGCTTTTCCTTGTTTTTCTACGTCTACCTATTGGCAAATTTCATGTCCATCATGAATTCAGGCAAAGCTGTAGAAAAAATACTATACAAACCATACTCTCTTGTCTATTATCATATTAGACTGGGTGGATTAATTGTAATCCTAGTCATCACTACCTATACTGGCGGAATAGTCGGAGTACAGGCAAATGCCATGACGAGTAATATTCTTGCTGACTATTACTACCAAACTGACAAGAAGCTGGAAGCTAGCATCCTATATGAAAATGCATGGATGCGCTATCGCAAAAATCCCAAAGCCAAATTCCTTACAGCTAAACTATTGCTGGATCTCAAGCAGCCTACCTTGGCTAAGCGTCATTTAGAAGAAAGCTTTACAGAAGCTCCGCAAGTAGACAACATCTTACTCCTAAGTGATAGATTGCATGTGGAAAATGACATTTTTGGAGCTATCTACTATTTGGAAAACGGACTTTCACTTTTTCCAAACGAGCCCCATTTGGCCAATAATCTGAGCTTACTTTATATTAAAGTCAACAGGTCGGCTGAGGGATTGGATTTAATAAAAACTACCGAAAGCACAAGTCGGGTCTTGAAATCAAACCTTGTCGCTTTAAAAACCAAACTAGGCCAACCTGAAACCGCACCAACACATCCTTCAGATTTGATCTCTCAGATCAACGAGCTTTCTACATCCAATGCGCTAGGCAATCTCCCTTCAAAAGAACTGGTGCTATCCATAAGGAAAAAATTGCATACCGAAGACTCCCCTATGCTGATCAATGCGGGATGGAGGAATCTGATGTCTGAGATCAACAGAAGTATCCCGGATGCAGACTTGGAATTATTAGATAGCCTGGGGCAAAACCCCGAAATGGCAGAGTATCTAATGGATCTTCAGGAAACTGCCGTGATAAGAAATTTGTCAGCCGGCAGAATAGCTGAGACAGTAAAAAACCTAAATGGGTTGGCCTTTAGAAACCCAAATGATGCTGCTTATTACTTACAACTCTCCGGAAGTATTTTAGCTCAAAATCTGGATTTCCAAAAAGCAGCCAACGAATTTATAGCGGCGGAGGAAAAGGGATTTCAGGGATTTAGCACACATCACTGGAGTATTTTTGGACTTGCCGGAATGCCTGACAAGGCAGTAGAAATCCGGGTAAAATATCACGTTCAACTTCCTGAATATCTTTCCGATCAGAACACTGCAATATCTGAGTATTTGAAAATAATCAGTCAAATTCACCAAACTTCGCCTCTAAGTTTGGTGTCACAGTGGCGGGCATTTCCCGAAAATGCATTGAAAACGGACATCGCAATTCGCCTCATTGCTTACAAGTCCCATGGTCTGGTCAAAGAAGATTTACAGGAATTGGGAAAATTTATTTTTGATAAAATCGAGCCCGACCCAAAGCTTTCAACCTTTTTAAACAACCCGGATTTTAAGAACAAGAATTCGATAGACGCCTTTGTTTCTTGGATCAAAGCAAGCGAGGAGCTGACAGCAAACCCATACCTTAGCCCCCTGATTATAAGCGAAATAGAATCGAAAAATGACCCATTGGATCAATATGAAATTTTGAATTCTGCTACTGAATTCAATCAAGACCCTATCTTATGGATCAAGAAAATCAAAGCAGCAAGAGAAAGTGGGCTTGATACTTATGCCGCAGAATCCTTGGAACTTTTAAAGCAATGGATTAGTCCAGAAGAACTTACAAGCCTTCAAAACCCAAACTATTGA
- a CDS encoding ABC transporter ATP-binding protein, whose translation MTKIIETHEINKTYRMGSEIIQALKSVSISVDKGEYVAFMGPSGSGKSTLMNIIGCLDTPTSGSYILNNKDVSDMTENELAEIRNKEIGFVFQTFNLLPRASCLENVALPLVYAGMNKSDREEIAFQALTNVGLGDRTKHRPNELSGGQRQRVAIARALVNTPSIILADEPTGNLDSKTSYDIMELFHELHSKGNTIIMVTHEDDIAHYAHRVVRLRDGLVETDTINPNPTRGITMHA comes from the coding sequence ATGACGAAAATTATAGAAACCCACGAGATCAACAAAACCTACAGAATGGGCTCTGAAATTATTCAAGCTCTGAAATCTGTTTCCATTTCCGTAGACAAGGGAGAGTATGTTGCTTTTATGGGGCCATCAGGTTCGGGTAAATCTACCTTGATGAATATCATTGGCTGTCTGGACACCCCTACTTCAGGAAGTTATATATTAAACAACAAAGATGTTTCCGACATGACAGAGAATGAATTGGCGGAAATCAGAAATAAGGAAATCGGATTCGTTTTTCAGACTTTTAATCTTCTCCCAAGAGCAAGTTGCTTGGAAAACGTAGCGCTTCCATTGGTGTATGCAGGCATGAACAAGTCCGACAGAGAGGAAATTGCTTTTCAAGCATTGACAAACGTAGGACTTGGTGACAGAACAAAACACCGCCCAAACGAGCTCTCTGGAGGTCAGAGACAGCGTGTGGCTATAGCCAGAGCGTTGGTAAACACCCCGAGTATTATTCTTGCCGATGAACCTACAGGTAACTTGGATTCCAAGACCTCTTATGATATCATGGAGCTTTTTCACGAATTGCATTCAAAAGGCAACACCATAATCATGGTTACGCACGAAGATGACATCGCCCATTATGCCCACAGAGTCGTAAGATTACGCGACGGATTGGTTGAAACGGACACAATAAATCCGAATCCTACGCGTGGGATTACAATGCATGCTTAA
- a CDS encoding GreA/GreB family elongation factor produces the protein MKPILTKSDYNTIKELIVNTPSHLITKEISMLAKEIELAKKVSDSKIEPKVIRINSHFEVQDVASGKLLNFQLTLPEFGNLSEKKLSVLSPLGVALIGFREGMEIEWDLPGGLKKFKIISVNTQVYTE, from the coding sequence ATGAAGCCAATTCTCACAAAATCTGATTATAATACAATCAAGGAATTGATTGTCAATACTCCATCCCATTTGATTACAAAGGAGATTTCTATGCTAGCAAAGGAAATTGAACTAGCCAAAAAAGTGTCTGATTCTAAAATTGAACCAAAGGTAATTCGTATTAACTCTCACTTTGAAGTGCAGGATGTCGCATCCGGGAAGTTATTAAATTTCCAATTAACCTTACCGGAATTTGGAAATCTGTCGGAAAAGAAACTTTCCGTTCTCTCTCCGCTTGGAGTTGCCCTTATTGGCTTTCGAGAAGGAATGGAAATAGAATGGGATTTGCCGGGAGGATTGAAAAAATTCAAAATTATCAGTGTCAATACGCAAGTTTATACCGAATGA
- a CDS encoding cob(I)yrinic acid a,c-diamide adenosyltransferase: MKIYTKTGDQGTTSLLGGTRIPKSDLRIDAYGTVDELNAYIGLLRDQVVNEKRADFLKEIQDRLFTLGADLATAPGKGKVKKPDLHQADIDILEQEMDQMQELLPPLTAFILPGGHQSVSFCHLARTVCRRAERIAVELTSMEPVSELVIQYLNRLSDFLFVLGRMMAYELKVDEITWNPRK; the protein is encoded by the coding sequence ATGAAAATCTATACCAAAACAGGCGATCAAGGAACCACATCATTGTTGGGGGGAACACGTATTCCCAAATCTGACTTGAGAATTGATGCTTATGGAACTGTAGATGAGCTCAACGCATACATCGGACTACTTCGTGATCAAGTTGTAAATGAAAAGAGAGCTGACTTTCTAAAGGAAATTCAGGATAGGTTATTTACTCTTGGCGCAGATCTGGCCACTGCTCCAGGCAAAGGCAAAGTAAAAAAACCGGATTTGCATCAAGCAGATATAGATATTTTGGAGCAGGAAATGGATCAAATGCAAGAATTGCTTCCCCCGCTCACAGCATTTATACTACCGGGTGGGCATCAATCCGTTTCATTTTGCCATCTTGCGCGTACAGTCTGCCGTCGTGCAGAGCGGATAGCAGTTGAACTGACATCTATGGAACCGGTTTCTGAATTAGTAATTCAATACCTAAACCGTCTATCCGACTTTCTTTTTGTACTTGGCCGAATGATGGCTTACGAACTTAAAGTGGATGAAATAACCTGGAATCCCAGAAAATAA
- a CDS encoding cyanoglobin, whose amino-acid sequence MNTPQTIYDLVGEERIRLLTTFFYQEVAKNESLKKLYPDDLQPAEERLFLFLLQVFGGPEIYSEQRGHPRLRMRHAKWKIDSEMRDHWMNTMLTAMDRLDLDINISGAMMSYFVKAANHMINHE is encoded by the coding sequence ATGAATACCCCTCAGACGATATACGACTTGGTCGGCGAGGAGCGAATCCGCTTACTCACTACATTTTTCTATCAGGAAGTGGCAAAAAATGAGTCTCTCAAAAAACTATATCCTGACGATTTACAGCCTGCGGAAGAACGTTTGTTTCTTTTTTTGCTACAGGTATTCGGAGGACCGGAAATCTATTCTGAACAGCGGGGTCATCCACGATTGAGGATGCGGCATGCCAAGTGGAAAATAGATTCCGAGATGCGTGACCACTGGATGAACACAATGCTAACTGCTATGGACCGGCTTGATCTTGATATCAATATCTCTGGGGCTATGATGAGTTATTTTGTCAAAGCGGCAAACCACATGATCAACCATGAGTAA